One Deltaproteobacteria bacterium genomic window carries:
- a CDS encoding AMP-binding protein has product MRERNPMVLADLIAVRAEEKPDLEVLTFERWSISDGRLPDEVRTYAALNANANRIAAALLRYGMARGERFGLMMRNHPEFVETMVAASITGCVFVPIDPRTRGEKLAYMLRQSGCRGIICADYCLGFVQAVRAAVPQLQWLLALATGEGAEATAITDADPLGAVLAGPATTVDVRLASGEDPLQIIYTSGTTGDPKGVVFPNSRFGAFAFLGMMLGYRAGDRPYTGLSLTHGNAQAVTLGPSLHMGLRCVFSRKFTKSKLWDICRRYGCTTFSMLGGMATAIYSEPPRPNDGDNPVRMVIDAGMPAAIWEAFERRFGVQVFEWYGAVEGGLAFKPIDQGPIGSFGKPMPGLDMKVVDDNDVECPPGVIGEIVSRPASGEEASVEYYAHPEASKAKTRGGWLRSGDMGHRDADGWLYFDYRKGSSIRHNGDFINPGFVEKAIAEHPAVSDVFVYGVPAASAAPGEKDVVAAIVLEPGVPFDPQALFAACRKGLEPNFVPSYLQVVEEIPKTASEKPQERFLLDRFKPGAPGIYTES; this is encoded by the coding sequence ATGCGCGAACGCAACCCCATGGTCTTGGCGGACCTGATCGCGGTCCGCGCGGAAGAGAAGCCTGACCTCGAGGTCTTGACCTTCGAGCGCTGGAGCATCAGCGACGGCCGCCTGCCCGACGAGGTTCGCACTTACGCCGCCCTCAACGCCAACGCCAACCGCATTGCCGCCGCGCTGCTGCGCTACGGCATGGCGCGCGGGGAGCGCTTCGGCCTGATGATGCGCAATCACCCCGAGTTCGTCGAAACCATGGTGGCCGCCTCGATCACCGGCTGTGTCTTCGTGCCCATCGACCCGCGCACCCGCGGCGAGAAGCTCGCTTACATGCTGCGCCAATCCGGCTGCCGCGGCATCATCTGTGCCGACTATTGCCTCGGCTTCGTCCAGGCAGTACGCGCCGCGGTGCCGCAGCTGCAATGGCTTCTCGCGCTCGCGACCGGCGAGGGCGCTGAGGCGACAGCGATTACCGATGCCGACCCGCTCGGCGCCGTGCTCGCAGGGCCGGCGACCACCGTCGACGTGCGGCTGGCCAGTGGCGAGGATCCGCTGCAGATCATCTACACCTCCGGCACCACCGGCGACCCCAAGGGTGTCGTCTTTCCCAACTCGCGCTTCGGCGCCTTTGCCTTCTTGGGGATGATGCTCGGCTATCGTGCCGGTGATCGCCCCTACACCGGGCTGTCGCTCACGCACGGCAACGCACAGGCAGTGACTCTCGGCCCCTCGCTGCACATGGGGCTGCGCTGCGTTTTCAGCCGCAAGTTCACCAAGTCGAAGCTGTGGGACATTTGCCGGCGTTACGGCTGCACCACCTTCTCGATGCTCGGCGGCATGGCGACGGCGATCTACAGCGAGCCGCCGCGGCCGAACGACGGCGACAATCCCGTGCGCATGGTGATCGACGCCGGCATGCCGGCGGCAATCTGGGAAGCTTTCGAGCGCCGCTTCGGGGTGCAGGTCTTCGAGTGGTACGGCGCGGTCGAGGGCGGCCTCGCCTTTAAGCCGATTGACCAAGGCCCGATCGGCAGTTTTGGCAAGCCGATGCCCGGACTCGACATGAAGGTCGTCGATGACAATGACGTTGAGTGCCCGCCCGGCGTAATCGGCGAGATCGTCTCCCGCCCGGCGAGCGGGGAAGAAGCCAGCGTCGAGTACTACGCTCACCCCGAGGCCTCGAAGGCGAAGACGCGCGGCGGCTGGCTGCGTAGCGGCGACATGGGTCACCGCGACGCCGACGGCTGGCTCTACTTCGATTACCGCAAGGGCAGCAGCATCCGGCACAACGGCGACTTCATCAATCCCGGCTTCGTCGAAAAGGCCATTGCCGAGCATCCCGCCGTCTCCGACGTCTTCGTCTACGGCGTGCCCGCGGCCTCGGCCGCTCCGGGTGAGAAGGACGTGGTGGCCGCGATCGTACTCGAACCCGGCGTCCCGTTCGATCCGCAGGCGCTGTTCGCCGCCTGCCGCAAGGGCCTGGAGCCGAACTTCGTGCCCTCTTATTTGCAGGTGGTCGAGGAGATTCCCAAGACCGCCTCGGAAAAACCGCAAGAGCGCTTCCTGCTCGATCGCTTCAAGCCGGGCGCGCCGGGCATCTATACCGAATCGTAG
- a CDS encoding thiolase family protein, with protein MRFNAVIAGVGMTQFGKHLDQGLKAIGAEAVQAALADAGIAADQLEAAFVGNAAAGLVTGQECIRGQVILRGMGIGRIPVVNVENACASASTAMNQACAMVTAGFYDIVLALGVEKLYDPDKRKSFAAFSGAVDVEIVAALLEALKQSAKAQGAESAGSGAGEKRSMFMDIYAAAARAHMHQYGTTVEQFAAIAAKNSFHGSMNPRAQFREVLSVADVLAAPMIAEPLTRPMCSPIGDGAAAAIIMSERKARELGVRNPVRVVASVLHSGWDHGSDEPGTVEVCAKEAYEQAGVGPKDLNIVECHDASAPAELMAYESLGLCAKGEGGKLVDSGSTKLGGRCPVNTSGGLLRKGHPVGATGIAQIVEITEQLQGRCGKRQVEGAKVGLAHNGGGAIGTDAAAMCVTILAR; from the coding sequence ATGCGTTTCAATGCCGTTATCGCCGGGGTCGGGATGACCCAATTCGGCAAACACTTGGATCAGGGCCTCAAAGCGATCGGAGCCGAGGCGGTGCAGGCGGCGCTCGCCGACGCCGGCATCGCGGCCGACCAACTCGAAGCGGCCTTCGTCGGTAATGCCGCTGCCGGCTTGGTCACGGGCCAGGAGTGCATCCGCGGCCAGGTGATTCTGCGCGGCATGGGCATCGGCCGCATTCCGGTGGTCAACGTCGAGAACGCTTGCGCCAGCGCCTCGACGGCGATGAACCAGGCTTGCGCCATGGTCACCGCGGGTTTCTACGACATCGTGCTGGCGCTCGGCGTCGAGAAGCTCTACGACCCCGACAAGCGCAAGAGCTTTGCCGCCTTCAGCGGCGCGGTCGACGTGGAAATCGTCGCCGCCTTGCTCGAAGCCCTCAAGCAGAGCGCCAAGGCCCAAGGGGCCGAGTCGGCGGGCTCGGGTGCGGGAGAGAAGCGCTCGATGTTCATGGACATCTATGCCGCGGCCGCCCGAGCCCACATGCACCAGTACGGCACCACCGTCGAGCAATTCGCCGCCATTGCCGCCAAGAATTCCTTTCACGGCAGCATGAATCCGCGCGCCCAGTTCCGCGAGGTGCTCAGCGTCGCCGACGTGCTCGCCGCACCGATGATCGCCGAGCCGCTCACCCGCCCGATGTGCTCGCCGATCGGCGACGGCGCTGCCGCCGCCATCATCATGAGCGAAAGGAAAGCCCGCGAGCTGGGTGTGCGCAACCCGGTACGGGTCGTCGCCAGCGTGCTGCACTCGGGCTGGGACCACGGCAGCGACGAGCCGGGCACGGTCGAAGTCTGCGCCAAGGAAGCCTACGAGCAGGCCGGCGTCGGCCCCAAGGACCTCAATATCGTCGAGTGCCACGACGCCTCGGCCCCGGCCGAGCTGATGGCCTACGAATCGCTCGGCCTGTGTGCCAAGGGCGAGGGCGGCAAACTGGTCGACTCCGGCAGCACCAAGCTCGGCGGCCGTTGCCCGGTGAACACCTCCGGCGGCCTGCTGCGCAAAGGGCATCCGGTCGGCGCCACCGGCATCGCCCAGATCGTCGAGATCACCGAGCAGCTGCAAGGCCGCTGCGGCAAGCGTCAGGTCGAAGGCGCCAAGGTCGGCCTAGCCCACAACGGCGGCGGTGCCATCGGTACCGACGCCGCCGCTATGTGCGTCACCATCCTTGCCCGCTAG
- a CDS encoding acyl-CoA/acyl-ACP dehydrogenase, producing the protein MPLTDVDTLSEHEREIRDVAHKFAAEVMRPAGAALDKLPEPSQVIAKNSVLWDVFKKYWALNLDVLEDGSGAELSMLERARIRFLLSEEMGWGDSGLAISLAVANFHRIFAQMSGRPTLIERFCDPQKREIGCWAITEPDHGSDQLMVSEPHFAHSQLKPNCVARKEGDVYIIDGQKAAWVSDGTIAEVAALFCTVDPSQGLKGGGVCLVPLNVPGVSRGKPLDKLGQRALNQGEIFFDGVRVPADYMVVGPDAYQFVVENVLTMANAGMGAIFCGLARAALEHAIDYAKQRIQGGVPIIEHQSVKGRLFKMFAQVEAARSLAWRVTLYNSTNPPLVQYSIASKVFCTNTAFETASAALQIFGGNGLSREYPIEKLMRDARASMIEDGCNEVLGLVGASRL; encoded by the coding sequence ATGCCGCTTACCGACGTTGACACACTATCCGAGCACGAACGGGAAATTCGCGACGTTGCCCACAAGTTCGCCGCCGAGGTCATGCGCCCGGCCGGCGCCGCCCTCGACAAGCTTCCCGAACCCAGCCAGGTGATCGCCAAGAACTCGGTGCTGTGGGACGTGTTCAAGAAGTACTGGGCGCTCAACCTCGACGTCTTGGAAGACGGCAGCGGTGCCGAGCTGTCCATGTTGGAGCGCGCCCGCATCCGCTTCCTGCTCTCCGAGGAGATGGGTTGGGGGGACTCCGGGCTGGCGATCAGCTTGGCGGTTGCGAATTTCCACCGCATCTTTGCACAAATGTCCGGCCGGCCGACCTTGATCGAGCGCTTCTGTGATCCCCAGAAGCGTGAAATCGGTTGCTGGGCGATCACCGAGCCGGATCACGGCAGCGATCAGCTCATGGTCAGCGAGCCGCACTTCGCGCACAGCCAACTCAAACCCAACTGCGTCGCCCGCAAGGAAGGCGACGTTTACATCATCGACGGCCAGAAGGCGGCGTGGGTTTCTGACGGCACCATCGCCGAAGTCGCCGCGCTCTTCTGTACCGTGGATCCCAGCCAGGGGCTCAAAGGCGGCGGCGTCTGCCTGGTGCCACTCAACGTTCCCGGGGTTTCACGCGGTAAGCCGCTCGACAAGCTCGGACAGCGCGCTCTCAACCAGGGCGAGATCTTCTTCGACGGCGTCCGGGTGCCCGCCGATTACATGGTGGTCGGTCCCGACGCCTACCAGTTCGTGGTCGAAAACGTTCTGACCATGGCCAACGCCGGCATGGGAGCGATCTTCTGTGGCCTCGCCCGCGCCGCGCTGGAACACGCCATCGACTACGCCAAGCAACGGATCCAAGGCGGCGTACCGATTATCGAGCATCAGAGCGTCAAGGGGCGACTGTTCAAGATGTTCGCGCAAGTCGAAGCCGCCCGCTCGCTGGCGTGGCGGGTGACGCTGTACAACAGCACCAATCCGCCGCTGGTGCAGTACTCGATCGCCTCGAAGGTGTTCTGCACCAATACTGCTTTCGAGACCGCCAGCGCCGCGCTGCAAATCTTCGGCGGCAACGGCTTGAGCCGCGAGTATCCGATCGAGAAGCTGATGCGCGACGCGCGCGCTTCGATGATCGAGGACGGTTGCAATGAGGTGCTCGGCCTGGTGGGTGCCTCGCGCCTGTGA